In Paenibacillus hexagrammi, the following are encoded in one genomic region:
- a CDS encoding sensor domain-containing diguanylate cyclase translates to MDVRGKESESVPLEGEWAFYWNQLLTPDQVDSQAADRQYVEVPSSWNKYELAGAVNSYYGYATYALTLTQTPRKDKNALYIPNISTAYKIWVNGELLKQNGVIATSKEQAVPMSREFILEVPSDTETLHIVIQVSNFTHPRGGINESIKYGDFNQLSDSLQNKTAYDMFLTGALFIMCLYHLGLYCMRRSDSSPLYFSIFCLSIAVRTLLAGRTAVFTLLPQLTYDLAVRGEYIGLVLSVVSFTLFLRRIYTREMSLLVLRVLCLVSAVYAVIILSTELQFFMSLLKYFQIVILISISYALYVFILAAIRKREGALFSLGGSIVLTITIFNDILYNQGLILTGYYVPLGLLVFIVSHSFILGMSFSKAFASSEELASKLLLVNSSLEEKVRERTVELEEANRWLEKQTLADGLTGIANRRHFDEESQRLLRKAKNDNTGFCLLLMDIDCFKGYNDTYGHLAGDECLRKVARALDTMARQEGGMAARFGGEEFAYIACGASDELSGLAEQAVSGIRALTIPHAASGAAAHVTISCGMVTWMAHTDHEPPGLQLLIQKADELLYQAKQSGRDRYYQETVQ, encoded by the coding sequence ATGGATGTAAGAGGCAAGGAAAGCGAATCGGTTCCGCTTGAAGGGGAGTGGGCATTTTATTGGAATCAACTGCTTACTCCAGATCAAGTTGATAGTCAGGCGGCAGATCGTCAATATGTAGAAGTTCCTTCAAGCTGGAATAAATATGAGCTCGCAGGCGCGGTGAACAGCTACTACGGTTATGCGACCTATGCGCTGACCCTTACACAAACACCAAGGAAGGACAAGAATGCGCTGTATATCCCTAACATATCGACAGCCTACAAAATTTGGGTGAACGGCGAGCTTTTAAAACAGAATGGTGTCATAGCGACTTCAAAGGAACAAGCGGTTCCCATGAGCAGGGAGTTCATTCTGGAAGTTCCTTCCGATACAGAGACCCTTCATATTGTGATACAGGTTTCCAATTTTACGCATCCTCGCGGCGGTATTAATGAGAGCATCAAATATGGAGACTTCAATCAACTGTCCGACAGTTTGCAAAATAAAACCGCCTACGATATGTTCCTGACAGGCGCATTATTCATCATGTGTTTGTATCATCTGGGTTTATACTGTATGAGGAGATCGGACAGTTCACCGCTGTATTTCTCGATCTTCTGTCTATCGATTGCGGTTCGAACGCTGCTTGCTGGCCGAACAGCGGTGTTCACCTTGCTGCCGCAATTAACTTATGATCTCGCCGTTCGCGGCGAATATATCGGTTTAGTGCTGAGCGTAGTATCGTTCACGCTATTCTTACGCCGCATCTATACGCGGGAAATGTCTCTGCTTGTACTTCGGGTATTGTGCTTGGTTTCCGCTGTATACGCGGTGATTATTCTATCGACCGAGCTGCAGTTCTTTATGTCGCTCTTGAAATATTTTCAGATTGTGATCCTGATTTCGATTAGTTATGCGTTGTACGTCTTTATCCTGGCGGCCATTCGTAAGAGAGAAGGGGCGCTGTTTTCCTTAGGCGGCTCCATTGTGCTCACCATTACGATCTTTAACGATATTCTTTATAATCAAGGTCTGATTCTCACAGGGTATTATGTGCCCCTCGGCTTACTTGTTTTTATCGTATCGCACTCTTTTATTTTGGGGATGAGCTTCTCCAAAGCTTTCGCATCTTCCGAAGAGTTGGCGTCCAAGCTCCTACTGGTGAACAGCTCCTTGGAAGAGAAAGTCAGGGAACGGACGGTCGAACTGGAGGAAGCGAACCGATGGCTCGAGAAGCAGACGCTGGCTGATGGTTTGACGGGAATTGCCAATCGCAGACACTTTGACGAGGAATCGCAGAGATTGCTGAGGAAAGCCAAGAATGACAACACGGGTTTCTGCTTGCTGTTAATGGATATCGACTGTTTTAAAGGGTATAACGACACGTACGGCCACTTAGCCGGAGATGAATGTTTAAGGAAAGTGGCGCGCGCGCTTGATACGATGGCTCGACAAGAGGGCGGGATGGCCGCCAGGTTCGGCGGGGAGGAATTTGCTTATATTGCTTGCGGAGCGTCAGACGAATTAAGTGGATTAGCGGAGCAAGCAGTATCCGGTATACGCGCCCTTACTATTCCGCATGCGGCATCAGGAGCCGCCGCGCATGTGACCATAAGCTGCGGGATGGTAACATGGATGGCCCATACCGACCATGAACCGCCAGGACTCCAGCTATTGATTCAAAAGGCGGACGAACTGCTCTATCAAGCCAAACAATCCGGGAGAGACCGGTATTACCAAGAAACAGTCCAATAA
- a CDS encoding aromatic ring-hydroxylating oxygenase subunit alpha — translation MDTSYRPSREEDHEVFPASWYAVAWSKELRGGKPLKRRVIGRDIVLFRSAQGVQALHAYCPHRGADLSLGSCSGNLLRCAYHAWSFDGSGRCVEIPAHPERAIPEFAHTLTYPAVERAGLIWVYPIPGSDKPDHPLPALELYPQLDNPDFVLAPYDAVWEAHLTRAVESVLDVAHVPIVHRSTIGKKSRTDIHIDFTAEGDQISIRNGSGLLNYQFPQHWILTPAEPSRAQFINYVTFTPVDREVTAIFGYAGRNFAKLPLVSRIFSRYSSRVLEEDRAIVESQHPRPIPDALRMEAHVPADGPQVRFRQRWYQFLESSEPRVFVSKAPK, via the coding sequence ATGGATACTTCTTATCGTCCAAGTCGTGAAGAAGATCATGAGGTCTTTCCCGCTTCCTGGTATGCGGTTGCTTGGTCGAAGGAGCTACGCGGCGGGAAGCCGCTGAAGCGGAGAGTCATCGGCCGGGACATCGTCTTATTCCGCTCGGCTCAAGGGGTTCAAGCGCTGCATGCGTACTGCCCCCATCGCGGAGCGGACTTATCGCTTGGCAGCTGCAGCGGCAATCTGCTCCGGTGCGCCTATCACGCATGGAGCTTTGACGGCAGCGGACGCTGCGTGGAGATTCCCGCACATCCCGAGCGGGCTATACCGGAATTCGCCCACACCCTAACCTACCCGGCTGTAGAACGAGCCGGCCTGATCTGGGTGTACCCGATACCGGGCAGCGACAAGCCGGACCACCCCCTGCCCGCTCTGGAGCTGTATCCGCAGCTCGATAACCCGGACTTCGTTCTGGCGCCCTACGATGCCGTCTGGGAAGCCCACCTGACTCGCGCTGTGGAAAGCGTGCTCGATGTGGCTCATGTTCCCATCGTGCACCGCAGCACGATCGGCAAGAAGAGCCGAACGGATATCCACATCGACTTTACCGCTGAAGGTGACCAAATTTCGATCCGGAACGGCAGCGGGCTTCTGAACTATCAGTTTCCCCAGCATTGGATCTTGACACCCGCCGAACCGAGTCGGGCCCAATTTATCAACTACGTGACCTTCACACCTGTAGATCGTGAAGTAACTGCCATATTCGGGTATGCCGGGCGAAATTTTGCGAAGCTTCCTTTGGTCAGCCGCATCTTCTCCCGCTATAGCTCCCGTGTCTTGGAAGAGGACCGCGCCATTGTTGAGAGCCAGCATCCCCGACCGATTCCTGACGCACTGCGCATGGAAGCGCACGTACCCGCGGATGGTCCGCAGGTCCGATTCCGCCAGCGCTGGTATCAGTTTCTGGAGAGCTCGGAGCCCCGCGTTTTTGTCAGCAAAGCGCCGAAGTGA
- a CDS encoding ring-cleaving dioxygenase: MSQLTNQQQQGQQATSGIHHITAFVQNAQGTVDFYAGVLGLRLVKKTINFDAPEVYHLYFGDEMGSPGTIITFFPWAGSRKGRIGGGQVGITTYVVPEGALAFWEERLTQHGVTYETTVRFGETYLQFKDSEGLNLEIVARKAGKASTWAFGGIPADKAIKGFGGAVLYSTAPDRTGALLEQVMGLHKVGQEGAYARYVASADLGNVIDVNVTPMPYGAGGAGTVHHIAWRAKDYEDHERWRAHVEQNGFHPTPIIDRQYFNAIYFREAGGILFEIATDPPGFARDEDTEALGDKLMLPEWYEPNRSEIEKNLPPIQVRTLEVNE, encoded by the coding sequence ATGAGTCAACTTACAAATCAGCAACAACAAGGACAACAAGCAACTTCGGGTATTCATCATATTACTGCTTTTGTACAAAACGCACAGGGTACGGTCGATTTCTATGCAGGTGTGCTCGGACTTCGTTTGGTCAAAAAAACGATCAACTTCGATGCGCCGGAGGTGTACCATCTGTACTTTGGCGATGAAATGGGATCGCCCGGCACGATCATTACGTTCTTCCCTTGGGCAGGGTCCCGCAAAGGCCGCATCGGCGGCGGTCAGGTCGGCATCACAACGTATGTCGTTCCTGAAGGTGCATTGGCTTTCTGGGAAGAGCGCCTGACGCAGCATGGTGTTACCTACGAAACGACAGTCCGATTCGGTGAAACCTATCTCCAATTCAAAGATAGTGAAGGCCTCAATCTTGAAATTGTTGCACGGAAAGCGGGCAAAGCAAGCACGTGGGCGTTTGGCGGCATCCCAGCGGACAAAGCCATTAAAGGATTCGGTGGAGCGGTGCTCTACAGTACAGCGCCGGATCGAACAGGGGCTTTGCTGGAGCAAGTCATGGGCCTTCACAAAGTAGGTCAAGAAGGGGCATACGCCCGGTATGTGGCATCCGCCGATCTGGGTAACGTGATTGATGTGAACGTAACGCCAATGCCATACGGCGCTGGAGGAGCGGGTACTGTGCATCATATTGCTTGGCGGGCCAAAGATTATGAGGATCATGAACGCTGGAGAGCGCATGTGGAGCAAAACGGCTTCCATCCGACTCCGATCATCGACCGTCAGTATTTTAACGCCATCTACTTCCGGGAAGCGGGCGGTATTCTGTTCGAAATCGCTACAGATCCTCCGGGCTTTGCGCGTGACGAGGATACGGAAGCACTGGGCGATAAATTGATGCTCCCTGAGTGGTACGAACCGAACCGCTCCGAAATCGAGAAAAACCTGCCGCCTATTCAGGTGCGGACACTGGAGGTGAATGAGTGA
- a CDS encoding alpha/beta hydrolase, whose product MSDEAYFSKGIDSKAPVLLLLHGTGGTETDLLPLAKEISPDSSVLSVRGNVLENGMPRFFRRLAEGVFDEEDLLLRTEELHAFLDEAAGQYEFDRGNVVAVGYSNGANIAGSLLFHCEGSLRGAVLHHPMVPRRGVQLPDLSAVPCFIGAGRNDPICTVAETEELIELLESAGAPVTAHWTAQGHQLTYPEVQAAAAWFKQVFLK is encoded by the coding sequence ATGAGTGATGAAGCATATTTTTCAAAAGGCATTGATTCTAAAGCCCCTGTGTTGCTGCTGCTGCATGGCACCGGCGGTACGGAAACAGATTTGCTGCCACTGGCAAAAGAAATCTCGCCGGATTCCTCTGTGCTAAGCGTGAGAGGTAATGTGCTTGAGAACGGGATGCCTCGATTTTTCAGGAGGCTGGCAGAGGGTGTGTTCGACGAGGAGGATCTGCTCCTTCGGACTGAGGAGCTGCATGCATTCCTGGACGAGGCAGCGGGGCAGTACGAGTTCGACCGCGGCAATGTGGTTGCGGTCGGTTACTCGAACGGTGCGAACATCGCAGGGAGCCTCTTATTCCACTGCGAGGGCTCCCTCCGGGGCGCGGTCCTGCACCATCCGATGGTGCCGCGGCGCGGCGTGCAGCTGCCGGATTTGTCGGCAGTCCCTTGCTTTATCGGAGCGGGGCGTAATGACCCGATCTGCACAGTAGCGGAGACGGAGGAGCTGATCGAGCTCTTGGAATCCGCGGGTGCTCCGGTTACCGCGCACTGGACGGCGCAGGGCCACCAGCTGACGTATCCCGAGGTGCAGGCCGCTGCCGCTTGGTTCAAGCAGGTATTTCTGAAATAA
- a CDS encoding MATE family efflux transporter, protein MQHAATWKSKITLFLQILLPILVTQISYNAMTVLDTMMSGRAGTSDLAGVAIGASLWMPIAIGLSGIMLAVTPMVAGLYGGGQHEQIAKVVTQALYLAVLLAVVIIILGSVFLEPVLGIMHLDAAVQDVAKRYLTGLSIGIIPLFASSVLRNFFDAQGFTRISMVILLIAVPVNALLNYALIFGELGFPRLGGAGAGYATAITYWLIMLLNVIMVFRVEATRRYRLLLKWYRPSWQAWKEQLSIGVPIGLSIFFEASIFSVVTLLMGTMFDTVKIAAHQAAINFSSLLFMVPLSISSALTILVAYELGADRPKDARAYSRFGIFSAIGLMGTCSIFLYLLRGDIAMLYSSQREVILWIKQFLIYAAFYQLSDAAQASLQGTLRGYKDTSVPFIIALISYWGVGIPAGYMLASHTALGPFGFWVGIIVGLTSAAIGFAVRLRSVQKKTDARSATV, encoded by the coding sequence ATGCAGCATGCAGCAACTTGGAAATCAAAAATTACATTATTTTTGCAAATTTTACTCCCTATTTTAGTTACACAAATTAGCTATAACGCTATGACCGTGCTCGATACGATGATGTCAGGACGTGCAGGAACCAGCGATTTGGCAGGTGTTGCGATTGGTGCCAGCCTCTGGATGCCGATCGCCATTGGACTCAGCGGCATTATGCTCGCCGTCACGCCCATGGTTGCAGGCTTATATGGCGGCGGACAGCATGAGCAGATTGCCAAAGTGGTCACGCAAGCCCTGTACCTCGCCGTACTGCTGGCTGTCGTCATCATCATTCTGGGGTCTGTCTTCCTAGAGCCTGTGCTGGGGATCATGCATCTGGATGCCGCTGTGCAGGATGTAGCCAAGCGCTACCTGACCGGTCTGTCCATCGGCATCATTCCGCTATTTGCTTCAAGTGTGCTGCGCAATTTCTTTGATGCGCAGGGATTCACGCGAATTTCGATGGTTATTCTGCTGATCGCCGTTCCGGTGAATGCCTTGCTGAATTATGCACTCATCTTTGGCGAGCTTGGCTTTCCTAGATTAGGTGGTGCAGGCGCAGGATATGCGACTGCCATCACGTATTGGCTGATTATGCTGCTCAATGTCATCATGGTATTTCGTGTTGAAGCCACCCGCCGTTACCGTCTACTGCTCAAATGGTATAGACCTTCCTGGCAGGCATGGAAGGAGCAGCTGTCGATCGGCGTACCGATCGGTCTGTCGATTTTCTTTGAAGCGAGTATTTTCTCTGTTGTGACTCTGCTCATGGGCACTATGTTCGACACCGTCAAGATTGCCGCTCACCAAGCTGCCATTAATTTCTCCTCCCTGCTGTTCATGGTGCCTCTCAGCATATCCTCGGCGTTAACAATCCTAGTCGCTTACGAGCTGGGCGCGGATCGCCCGAAGGATGCCAGGGCTTACAGCCGATTTGGGATTTTCTCGGCAATTGGACTGATGGGGACCTGCTCAATCTTCTTATATCTCCTTCGGGGAGACATCGCTATGCTGTACAGCTCCCAGCGAGAAGTGATTCTCTGGATCAAGCAGTTCCTGATCTATGCTGCGTTCTACCAGCTCTCCGATGCAGCCCAAGCATCGCTGCAGGGCACCCTGCGCGGCTATAAAGACACGTCGGTGCCGTTTATCATCGCGCTGATCTCCTATTGGGGCGTTGGTATACCCGCCGGGTATATGCTGGCGTCCCACACTGCCCTCGGCCCATTCGGCTTCTGGGTCGGCATCATCGTTGGTCTGACCTCGGCCGCGATCGGCTTCGCCGTTCGGTTGCGTAGCGTGCAGAAGAAGACCGACGCCAGGTCGGCGACGGTGTGA
- a CDS encoding NAD(P)/FAD-dependent oxidoreductase: MVVDCAILGGGPAGLNAALVLGRSRRRVILFDNNQPRNAVTGVSHGFITRDGVTPQEFRQLAHQDLAKYPNIELRQAAVTDIVKAAEGTFRITTENGEQYEAKTVLLATGLKNILPAVEGIEDFYGKSLFSCPYCDGWEHQDQPLILISENPYIFHTTKVLYNWSKDIIVASNGHSYLTDEQKAVLQAKQIPYYEQKIISLAGQDGKLERVIFEDGTEIERAGGVAAAGWRQALPFGELLGCELTDFGGIKTDGFGRTNVKGVYAAGDAALVEPAQLVIAAADGSKAAIGINSDMLLAEFG, translated from the coding sequence ATGGTTGTGGATTGCGCAATATTAGGTGGGGGACCGGCAGGTCTGAATGCGGCTCTTGTGTTAGGAAGATCGAGAAGACGGGTCATATTGTTTGATAACAACCAGCCAAGAAATGCTGTTACCGGAGTGTCACACGGCTTTATTACCCGTGACGGTGTAACGCCTCAAGAGTTCAGGCAGTTGGCACATCAGGATTTAGCTAAATACCCCAATATCGAGCTGCGGCAAGCTGCGGTTACGGATATCGTTAAAGCAGCAGAGGGCACCTTTCGGATCACGACCGAGAATGGTGAGCAGTATGAGGCCAAAACCGTGCTTTTGGCGACTGGGCTAAAGAATATCCTTCCTGCTGTTGAAGGTATTGAAGATTTCTATGGAAAAAGCTTATTCAGCTGCCCTTATTGCGATGGATGGGAGCATCAGGATCAGCCGCTTATATTGATTTCTGAAAATCCGTACATCTTTCATACCACCAAGGTGTTATACAACTGGAGCAAGGATATTATCGTCGCCTCTAACGGACATTCCTATTTGACCGATGAACAGAAGGCCGTACTGCAAGCCAAACAGATTCCATATTATGAGCAAAAGATCATTTCGCTCGCCGGACAAGACGGCAAGCTGGAGAGAGTCATCTTCGAAGACGGGACCGAGATCGAGCGAGCGGGTGGCGTTGCCGCAGCGGGCTGGCGCCAGGCACTGCCCTTCGGCGAGCTGCTCGGCTGCGAATTGACCGACTTCGGAGGCATCAAGACCGACGGGTTCGGCAGAACGAACGTGAAGGGTGTCTATGCAGCCGGAGATGCTGCGCTCGTGGAGCCTGCGCAGCTGGTCATAGCCGCGGCGGATGGCAGTAAGGCCGCTATTGGCATCAATTCGGATATGCTGCTGGCTGAATTCGGGTGA
- a CDS encoding sensor histidine kinase, producing the protein MFYSLKNRLIAFFVLLLVLSFSAVSFLIFNESRSMIRNYIESSALEKMDEYGSFVNMALMQIYDLSSIVFNSDATKTWDNTLIDPNVSDGEKMLANIDMSQFLTRATNSYSSISSVLIYRQEGLWVGTDNQVMEDSSFLQESWYQQFKQKGDRWVNAHTDEFEAKRSSPYKVVSLLLPIGTFEPSIARNVMKVNVNEQFFLEPLNRIHLGDSGTIFLLDEEGQPILSQDDYKTHTQEVQKVEEIRNSQSMQGVVYVDNERGYTDILVYKKLKESNWMLVCFVPENELFAKLNKLRTSIFFVASLLLIAAIIIATSLSYGITKPLSRLASAMRYVQQGDFSLAESRIPPERSVRNEVGFVTSTFRHMVGQLRHHIKMEFELKLLRQRAEYKALLMQINPHFLFNTLELLSSLAIQQRTQDTVRVIESLGKMLRFSLRSNDDIVPLSEEMQYVKHYASILQIRFREKLTVSIEMNAGPELERLHIVKFILQPLLENAVKYSFQQQTEAEVRVTVGTHEGKLSLCVSDNGPGMQPDLVQSLYAEARAMHVDQILNSRTRQIGLRNVLARCQLYYGELFTFVIDSNPGEGTRIELCLPIQEGKQDVSSHDRG; encoded by the coding sequence ATGTTCTACTCCCTGAAGAACCGGTTGATTGCTTTCTTTGTGCTGCTGCTCGTACTATCCTTCAGTGCGGTATCATTTCTGATTTTCAATGAATCCCGGTCCATGATCCGTAATTATATCGAATCTTCCGCATTAGAAAAGATGGACGAGTACGGCTCCTTCGTCAATATGGCGCTTATGCAAATCTATGACTTATCCTCGATCGTATTTAACAGCGATGCAACCAAAACATGGGATAACACATTAATAGATCCTAACGTATCAGACGGCGAGAAGATGCTGGCGAACATCGATATGAGCCAATTTCTGACGAGGGCTACGAACAGCTACTCCAGTATTTCGTCTGTACTCATCTATAGACAGGAGGGGCTGTGGGTAGGCACAGACAATCAGGTGATGGAGGATAGCAGCTTCCTGCAAGAGTCTTGGTATCAGCAGTTCAAGCAGAAGGGCGACCGGTGGGTGAATGCGCATACAGATGAGTTTGAAGCCAAGCGCTCAAGCCCGTACAAGGTGGTAAGCTTGCTGCTTCCGATCGGTACCTTCGAGCCGTCCATCGCCAGGAACGTGATGAAGGTGAACGTGAATGAGCAATTTTTCCTTGAGCCGCTAAACCGCATTCATCTGGGGGATAGCGGAACGATATTTCTCCTCGATGAAGAGGGCCAGCCCATCTTGTCGCAGGATGATTACAAGACGCATACGCAGGAAGTGCAAAAGGTCGAGGAAATTCGTAACAGTCAGTCCATGCAGGGAGTCGTCTATGTCGACAATGAACGCGGGTACACAGACATTCTCGTGTACAAAAAGCTGAAAGAAAGCAACTGGATGCTCGTATGCTTTGTGCCTGAGAATGAGCTCTTCGCCAAGCTGAATAAGCTGCGGACCAGTATTTTCTTTGTAGCCAGCCTTCTCTTGATTGCTGCGATCATCATTGCCACCTCGCTTTCCTACGGCATCACCAAGCCGTTATCGAGACTGGCCTCGGCTATGCGCTATGTGCAGCAGGGGGATTTTTCTCTGGCGGAGAGCCGGATTCCTCCCGAGAGGAGCGTTCGCAACGAAGTTGGCTTTGTTACGTCGACGTTTCGGCACATGGTCGGGCAGCTTAGGCATCATATTAAGATGGAATTCGAGCTCAAGCTGCTGCGGCAGAGAGCGGAATATAAAGCGCTGCTGATGCAGATCAATCCGCATTTTCTCTTTAACACCTTGGAGCTGCTCAGCAGTCTTGCCATTCAGCAGCGTACGCAGGATACAGTTCGGGTCATCGAGTCCTTGGGTAAAATGCTTCGCTTCTCGCTCCGCAGCAACGATGATATCGTGCCGCTAAGCGAGGAGATGCAGTACGTTAAGCACTATGCCTCGATTCTGCAAATCCGCTTCCGGGAGAAGCTGACGGTATCGATTGAAATGAATGCCGGTCCGGAGCTGGAGCGTCTGCATATCGTTAAGTTTATTCTTCAGCCGCTGCTGGAGAATGCGGTGAAGTACAGCTTCCAGCAGCAGACAGAAGCTGAGGTTCGGGTCACGGTGGGGACGCACGAAGGGAAGCTCAGTCTGTGTGTATCCGATAACGGCCCCGGCATGCAGCCGGATCTGGTACAGAGTCTGTATGCGGAGGCCAGAGCTATGCACGTGGACCAGATTTTGAACAGCCGCACCCGACAAATTGGACTTCGCAATGTGTTAGCCCGGTGTCAGCTCTATTATGGGGAGTTGTTCACTTTTGTTATTGATTCAAATCCGGGAGAGGGAACTCGCATCGAGCTCTGTCTGCCCATTCAGGAGGGGAAGCAGGATGTATCGAGTCATGATCGTGGATGA
- a CDS encoding response regulator transcription factor: MYRVMIVDDEPEIRMGLRLKVDWDLLGLTVAAEASNGVEALEKLEVDPYDIVVTDMNMPAMNGVSLLEACRLRYPQLKLIVITGYEDFHYAHAALKSKVRDYLLKPVSQDELTEALSKVVRELEEARSAMNQQEVTQWRMTRYFKEMKEHFLVHLVKEEWAGASVVQERSKWFQLDSWGAAPVRFLAAGLPVRAWQGTDEERTPDKLRLPFELIGREFAESWEEPLEVFRDPNYPGLLHAVIQGDLDSAQRFARAFKDCVSRQLAYEPVVGVGEPVLGFEAWKEGYLSALLAWNMTESRTQGWEQDSGAGGKVVLSEDTAKIVQKYLLRGEFEQFRQVLRRELGAAFSHSGVQFVKLIFQLYVLMDTTAHNAGVRPVGSGQLWIRPGLVHSLNTVEKAEEFLMSLGTAIMRQLKSGSEDAEQSMIEAAQQYIQENYMYEISLSMLAERFNYHPTYFSELFKAKVGTTFIQYVTDLRMKQAVHLLEDTGLGLADISELTGFSNASYFSSKFKKLYGMSPSDYRQQASEKFNNEEPKK, encoded by the coding sequence ATGTATCGAGTCATGATCGTGGATGATGAGCCTGAAATCCGAATGGGGCTCCGCCTCAAGGTGGATTGGGACCTATTAGGGCTTACGGTTGCCGCGGAAGCATCCAATGGTGTCGAAGCGTTGGAGAAGCTGGAGGTCGATCCTTACGACATTGTGGTTACCGATATGAACATGCCGGCCATGAACGGTGTATCACTGCTGGAGGCTTGCCGTCTGCGGTATCCACAACTCAAATTGATTGTGATTACGGGGTACGAGGATTTCCATTATGCCCATGCGGCCTTGAAAAGTAAGGTGCGTGATTATTTGCTGAAGCCAGTCTCGCAGGATGAATTGACCGAGGCACTGAGCAAGGTAGTTCGTGAACTGGAGGAAGCCAGAAGCGCGATGAATCAGCAGGAAGTGACGCAGTGGCGAATGACGCGCTATTTCAAGGAGATGAAAGAGCACTTTCTCGTGCACCTGGTCAAAGAGGAGTGGGCTGGGGCAAGCGTTGTGCAGGAGCGCTCCAAGTGGTTTCAGCTTGATTCTTGGGGGGCGGCCCCGGTACGGTTTCTTGCCGCGGGACTTCCGGTACGTGCATGGCAGGGCACGGATGAAGAACGGACACCGGATAAGCTGCGACTGCCTTTCGAGCTGATCGGCAGAGAATTTGCAGAATCGTGGGAAGAGCCGCTTGAGGTATTCCGTGATCCGAATTACCCGGGGCTGCTGCATGCTGTGATCCAGGGCGATTTGGATAGCGCCCAGCGCTTTGCCCGTGCGTTTAAGGATTGCGTGAGCCGTCAGCTTGCCTACGAGCCGGTGGTTGGCGTCGGAGAGCCTGTGCTCGGCTTTGAGGCCTGGAAGGAAGGCTACTTATCCGCACTGTTGGCGTGGAATATGACGGAAAGCCGGACGCAAGGCTGGGAGCAAGACTCCGGGGCCGGCGGCAAGGTTGTCTTGTCGGAGGATACGGCCAAGATCGTTCAAAAATACCTGCTGCGCGGGGAATTCGAGCAGTTCAGACAAGTACTGCGCCGGGAGCTGGGCGCTGCCTTCTCTCATTCCGGTGTTCAGTTCGTTAAACTGATTTTTCAGCTGTATGTGTTGATGGATACGACCGCTCATAACGCGGGAGTCAGACCGGTCGGCTCCGGCCAGCTCTGGATTCGTCCCGGCTTGGTGCACAGTCTGAACACAGTGGAGAAGGCCGAAGAATTCCTGATGTCGCTGGGAACCGCGATAATGCGCCAGCTGAAGTCTGGGTCCGAGGATGCCGAGCAATCTATGATTGAGGCAGCTCAGCAGTACATCCAGGAGAACTATATGTACGAGATCAGCCTGTCGATGCTCGCAGAACGCTTTAATTATCATCCTACTTATTTCTCCGAGCTGTTTAAAGCGAAGGTGGGAACGACTTTTATCCAGTACGTGACGGATCTGAGAATGAAGCAGGCCGTCCATCTGCTGGAGGACACGGGGCTCGGTCTTGCGGATATCTCCGAGTTGACCGGCTTCTCGAATGCGAGCTACTTCAGCTCTAAATTCAAAAAGCTGTACGGCATGAGTCCATCCGACTACCGTCAGCAAGCATCCGAAAAATTTAATAACGAAGAGCCGAAGAAATAG